From a region of the Sphaerodactylus townsendi isolate TG3544 linkage group LG09, MPM_Stown_v2.3, whole genome shotgun sequence genome:
- the CABYR gene encoding calcium-binding tyrosine phosphorylation-regulated protein → MMHTGKPRMVVPYGLKTLLEGVSRAVLKTGPGNITEFAAFYFRELIIFREDHPNLDIKDLVREFHLSRVEGWAEAARGHSKRADMGDAYRPDLDGTGPEEPKRKEKSTDTEEDQINEEPARELSTKTTQYPSNHDDLLDKTGDEKAHELAYVPADPAQLAAQMLAMATSEPGQPPPYSNVWTLYCLADLKQQGRKSPPAPLPTMGTGAPVPQATLFISSGKDQPQYLQPQMIQQGQPPKASSPTYVMMEDGKKGNAPPFILVGSSVQKNQDWKPIPGHTVLTQPDTGGKVRRFATIPVPVARAADPKVANPNFNPAQDNGRPPTPVFLSVAIPLEDVMTGKKGSGAGDKAPFAGSYGIAGEITFTTASIRRTE, encoded by the exons ATGATGCATACTGGAAAGCCCAGGATGGTTGTTCCTTATGGCCTCAAGACTCTACTTGAGGGAGTGAGCAGAGCAGTTCTCAAAACCGGTCCTGGCAACATCACTGAGTTTGCTGCTTTCTATTTTAGGGAGCTGATAATTTTTCGAGAAg ATCACCCTAATTTGGACATTAAAGATCTGGTTAGAGAATTCCATCTCTCTAGAG TAGAAGGATGGGCTGAAGCAGCCCGAGGCCACTCCAAAAGGGCAGATATGGGTGATGCATATAGGCCAGACTTggatggaacaggtccagaggaaccAAAACGGAAGGAGAAATCGACTGACACCGAGGAGGACCAAATCAATGAAGAACCTGCCCGTGAACTGAGCACCAAGACTACCCAATACCCATCAAACCATGATGACCTTTTGGATAAGACTGGGGATGAGAAGGCACATGAACTTGCCTATGTCCCAGCTGATCCTGCCCAGCTAGCGGCACAGATGCTAG caATGGCAACAAGCGAACCGGGACAACCACCACCATATTCTAATGTATGGACTCTGTATTGTCTAGCTGATTTGAAACAACAAGGTCGTAAGTCACCTCCAGCACCGCTTCCAACCATGGGAACTGGTGCTCCTGTTCCCCAAGCAACCCTATTTATATCTAGTGGTAAGGATCAACCACAATATCTACAGCCGCAGATGATACAACAAGGTCAGCCACCAAAAGCGTCCTCTCCAACTTATGTGATGATGGAAGATGGGAAGAAAGGAAATGCACCACCTTTCATTCTAGTGGGCTCTTCTGTTCAGAAAAACCAGGACTGGAAACCCATCCCTGGCCATACTGTCCTTACACAGCCTGACACTGGTGGTAAAGTGAGAAGGTTCGCTACAATACCCGTACCGGTTGCCAGGGCGGCAGATCCAAAAGTGGCCAATCCCAATTTTAACCCAGCACAGGATAACGGTCGACCTCCAACTCCAGTTTTTCTTTCAGTTGCCATACCACTGGAAGATGTCATGACTGGGAAGAAGGGCTCGGGAGCTGGAGATAAGGCACCGTTTGCAGGAAGCTATGGTATTGCTGGAGAGATAACATTTACCACTGCCTCAATTCGCAGAACAGAGTAG